One Alkaliphilus sp. B6464 genomic window carries:
- a CDS encoding NAD(P)/FAD-dependent oxidoreductase: MNQTKEYIIVGNGIAGLSAAETIRKNDENGKITVVSKENYLTYYRVKLSHFISKDFKDDELFIHNDQWYKERNIDLILGKTVNKIDTDSSELELSDGMKIKYDTLLLAIGSRPFVPPIKGSEKDGVFALRTIEDLKNAQSYFKNCSSITVLGGGLLGLEAAWAIKELGKDVNIVEFFPHLLPRQLDEGLSKELGHQLEQNGLSLYLGTATDEILGDGKVEGIRLQDGREIKTDAILISAGIRPVLDIIKDSNIKFDKGIQVDPSMKTNVNNVYAAGDVAELNGMVVGLWGISGDQGKVAGENMAGGNAEYKMPELNAMLMIGKLSVFSAGNIKDFDKTVEEVDKVKNAHYKLFITNGKVVGGVVINDMSKVPRVKKMVTNNVDLTKQLQNNMSFHDIIQNV, translated from the coding sequence ATGAATCAGACAAAGGAATATATTATTGTTGGTAATGGAATTGCTGGATTATCTGCTGCAGAAACAATTCGTAAAAATGATGAAAATGGTAAAATTACTGTAGTGTCTAAAGAAAACTACTTAACCTATTATAGAGTGAAGTTGTCTCATTTTATTAGTAAGGATTTTAAAGATGATGAATTATTTATACACAATGATCAGTGGTATAAAGAGCGTAATATTGATTTAATTTTAGGGAAGACGGTAAATAAAATTGATACAGATTCAAGTGAACTTGAACTTAGTGACGGAATGAAAATTAAATATGATACCCTATTACTTGCTATCGGTAGCAGACCATTTGTACCCCCTATTAAAGGCAGTGAAAAAGATGGAGTATTCGCCTTAAGAACTATAGAAGATTTAAAAAATGCTCAATCTTATTTTAAAAATTGTAGTAGTATTACTGTGCTTGGTGGTGGACTTTTAGGTTTAGAGGCCGCTTGGGCTATTAAAGAATTAGGTAAAGATGTAAATATAGTGGAATTTTTTCCTCATTTATTACCTAGACAATTGGATGAGGGATTGTCTAAGGAGCTTGGACATCAATTGGAACAAAATGGACTAAGTCTTTATTTAGGAACTGCAACAGATGAAATACTAGGTGATGGAAAAGTAGAAGGAATTCGTCTACAAGATGGAAGAGAAATTAAAACTGATGCGATACTGATTTCTGCTGGTATACGTCCTGTTTTGGATATAATAAAGGATAGCAATATTAAGTTTGATAAGGGCATTCAAGTTGATCCTTCTATGAAAACTAATGTTAATAATGTATATGCTGCTGGAGATGTGGCTGAGCTTAACGGTATGGTTGTTGGTTTATGGGGAATATCTGGAGACCAAGGTAAGGTAGCAGGTGAAAATATGGCAGGTGGAAATGCTGAGTATAAAATGCCAGAGCTTAATGCTATGTTAATGATAGGGAAACTATCAGTATTTTCAGCAGGAAATATAAAAGATTTTGATAAAACTGTAGAAGAAGTGGATAAAGTAAAAAATGCTCATTATAAATTATTTATAACTAATGGAAAAGTCGTTGGTGGAGTAGTTATTAACGATATGTCTAAGGTACCTAGAGTTAAAAAGATGGTAACTAATAATGTTGATTTAACAAAACAATTACAAAACAATATGAGTTTTCATGATATTATTCAAAATGTATAA
- a CDS encoding TraB/GumN family protein, with protein MKKICNKISKKGIVAVLLTFMMMLTTIIPVWAEQPQQTLDLSQWAIGALNEGERYGIYPAEWYYDSFRSEISQERLEVLLANTDNKIAALELNKKEDFIPVSYNGDSTRSDVLIKMYNILAQYDLPIGESPVDYMKDQGILQGTSKGLELDQICTTEQAVILATRLVEDTYNLLDAGSKGFAWEVEHNGNVIYFLGSIHIGNNELYPIEQRLKQAFNESDALIVEANLFDQEGGMEYFLEKSTYQDDATLKDNISQETYEKVLKVFEKLDLPEEVYSQIKPWRVANDLSVISMTSSEESQIASQSAGLGIDIYFLTKALITQKPIQELEGIKYQADLFDGLSPEFQEEYLNAILDGILDPQTNEAPDSAQMLDEWLKQWRNGDVEGFTSDYNGITEESENELTNMLFGKRDKDMAKKIIDILESEEKGTYFVVVGAGHFVRDNTVIHHLREKGYNVEVFQ; from the coding sequence ATGAAAAAAATATGTAATAAGATATCAAAAAAGGGTATAGTTGCTGTATTATTGACATTTATGATGATGTTAACTACAATTATTCCAGTTTGGGCTGAGCAACCACAACAAACTCTTGATTTAAGTCAATGGGCTATAGGAGCTTTGAATGAGGGAGAAAGGTATGGCATTTATCCTGCTGAGTGGTACTATGACAGCTTTAGATCTGAAATTTCTCAGGAACGATTAGAGGTTCTATTGGCAAACACAGATAACAAAATAGCAGCATTAGAATTAAACAAGAAAGAGGACTTTATTCCTGTTTCCTATAACGGTGATAGTACACGAAGCGATGTGCTAATAAAGATGTATAATATTTTAGCTCAATATGATTTGCCTATAGGAGAATCACCTGTGGATTATATGAAAGATCAAGGTATACTACAGGGAACATCTAAAGGCTTAGAGCTAGATCAAATCTGTACTACAGAACAGGCAGTAATACTTGCTACTAGATTGGTAGAAGATACATATAATTTACTAGATGCAGGTTCAAAGGGGTTTGCTTGGGAAGTAGAGCATAATGGTAATGTTATTTATTTTCTAGGGTCGATTCATATAGGCAATAATGAACTTTATCCTATAGAGCAAAGATTAAAGCAAGCATTTAATGAATCGGATGCTTTGATTGTAGAAGCTAATTTGTTTGATCAAGAAGGTGGAATGGAATATTTTTTAGAAAAATCTACATATCAGGATGACGCTACTTTAAAGGATAATATTAGCCAAGAGACATATGAGAAAGTATTAAAAGTATTTGAAAAATTGGATCTACCAGAAGAGGTGTATAGTCAAATTAAGCCATGGAGAGTAGCAAATGACTTAAGTGTAATTTCCATGACTAGCTCAGAAGAGTCTCAAATAGCATCTCAATCAGCTGGTTTAGGAATAGATATATATTTCCTTACTAAAGCTTTAATTACTCAAAAGCCAATCCAAGAGCTAGAGGGTATAAAATATCAAGCGGATTTGTTTGATGGATTATCACCTGAATTTCAAGAAGAATATTTGAATGCTATATTAGATGGTATTTTAGATCCGCAGACTAATGAAGCTCCTGATTCTGCTCAAATGTTAGACGAATGGTTAAAACAATGGAGAAATGGAGATGTTGAAGGATTTACTAGTGACTATAATGGAATTACTGAGGAATCCGAAAATGAGCTTACCAATATGTTATTTGGCAAGAGAGACAAGGATATGGCAAAGAAGATAATTGATATTTTAGAATCAGAAGAAAAAGGCACATATTTCGTTGTAGTAGGGGCAGGTCATTTTGTACGAGATAATACAGTAATTCATCACTTAAGAGAAAAGGGCTACAATGTTGAAGTATTTCAGTAA
- the fliW gene encoding flagellar assembly protein FliW — protein MIIKTKHFGEIEIGEEDIINFYDGIPGFEGLEKYIIIENPDKDVPFSWLQCVDNPDLAFVIINPFIFKENYEFSLPQNAIEKLQIESHEDISIYSIVTIPEDISKMSANLAAPIVISYVNKKGKQILLQDSGYNKKHLILDEIRNSAVGNNSAKEQEKLTTGEVF, from the coding sequence ATGATTATAAAAACTAAGCATTTTGGCGAAATAGAAATTGGTGAAGAAGATATTATTAATTTTTACGACGGTATACCAGGATTTGAAGGTCTAGAAAAATATATTATTATCGAAAATCCTGATAAAGATGTACCGTTTAGCTGGCTTCAATGTGTGGATAATCCAGATTTAGCATTTGTTATTATTAATCCCTTTATATTTAAAGAGAATTACGAATTTAGCCTACCACAAAATGCTATTGAAAAACTACAAATAGAATCCCATGAGGATATAAGTATATATTCAATAGTTACAATACCAGAGGATATTAGTAAAATGTCTGCAAACTTAGCAGCACCTATTGTAATTAGCTATGTAAATAAAAAAGGAAAGCAAATATTACTTCAAGACAGTGGATATAACAAGAAACATTTAATTTTAGATGAAATAAGAAACTCTGCTGTAGGAAATAATAGTGCAAAGGAGCAAGAGAAATTGACTACAGGGGAGGTATTTTAA
- a CDS encoding HDOD domain-containing protein — protein MKLTLEEITRRVVDIPALPKVTNDIMRLTEDPDSNVQDIERVIMKDQSLTTRILRLANSAHYGYPRRISTISEASVLLGFQAIRSITLTASVNGLLMKEVSGYGLKENELWRQSQSCAIISRYIAKKLRFAKVDQAYVAGLLRDIGKVIVSYYLNDHFKQIMSMVENDGISFLEAEEKVLGFHHGQVGAEVAKKWNLPEELVEAIEYHHSPEEATINFKLTSIIHLADAIVMMMGIGLGVDGMIYNLSQETLQALGIDGLMLEQLISETSDLLVDEDAF, from the coding sequence GTGAAACTAACATTAGAAGAAATTACTAGAAGAGTGGTTGACATCCCTGCCTTGCCTAAAGTAACAAATGATATTATGAGGCTAACAGAAGATCCGGATTCGAATGTTCAAGATATTGAACGGGTCATTATGAAGGATCAAAGTTTAACTACTAGAATTTTACGGTTAGCTAATTCGGCTCACTATGGTTATCCTAGAAGGATTAGCACCATTTCAGAAGCCTCTGTTTTATTAGGATTTCAAGCTATAAGGAGTATTACATTAACTGCATCAGTTAATGGTTTACTAATGAAAGAGGTTAGTGGTTATGGATTGAAAGAAAATGAACTTTGGAGACAGTCCCAATCTTGTGCAATTATATCTAGATATATAGCTAAAAAGTTACGTTTTGCAAAAGTGGATCAGGCATATGTAGCAGGATTGCTTCGTGATATTGGCAAGGTAATAGTTAGTTATTATTTAAATGATCATTTTAAACAGATTATGAGTATGGTTGAAAATGACGGGATATCATTTTTAGAAGCAGAAGAGAAGGTTTTGGGTTTCCACCATGGGCAAGTTGGAGCAGAAGTCGCAAAAAAATGGAATTTGCCTGAAGAACTAGTGGAGGCCATTGAGTACCATCATAGCCCTGAAGAAGCAACTATAAACTTTAAACTTACATCAATTATTCATCTGGCAGATGCTATTGTAATGATGATGGGGATAGGGCTAGGTGTAGACGGAATGATTTATAATTTATCCCAAGAAACTCTCCAGGCTCTTGGTATTGATGGACTTATGCTAGAACAATTAATATCAGAAACTTCAGATTTATTAGTGGATGAAGATGCTTTTTAG
- a CDS encoding ferritin-like domain-containing protein: MEKLSLITENIIGETKGTALERIVKQNFNGETSEVGIYLAMARLAQRQGYPEIAEVLKTIAWEEAEHAAVFAEFNGMIQEDIFDNLKQMLEGETFANNGKKEAADKAEELGITSVRDYFNISAKDEARHARMLEGILKRFDKL; encoded by the coding sequence ATGGAAAAATTAAGCTTAATTACAGAAAATATAATTGGAGAAACAAAGGGAACAGCTTTAGAAAGAATAGTTAAACAAAACTTTAACGGAGAAACCAGTGAAGTTGGTATATATTTAGCTATGGCAAGATTAGCTCAAAGACAAGGATACCCAGAAATAGCCGAAGTATTAAAGACGATTGCCTGGGAAGAAGCAGAGCATGCAGCAGTTTTTGCGGAATTCAACGGAATGATTCAAGAAGATATATTTGATAATTTAAAACAGATGTTAGAAGGAGAAACCTTTGCAAACAACGGTAAAAAAGAGGCGGCAGATAAGGCCGAAGAACTAGGAATCACTTCTGTTAGAGACTATTTTAATATATCAGCTAAGGATGAAGCTAGACATGCTAGAATGTTAGAAGGTATCTTAAAGCGCTTTGATAAACTGTAG
- the gloA gene encoding lactoylglutathione lyase, producing MNYKMLHTCIRVMDLEKSLKFYNEALGLVETRRKDFPEHEFTLVFLSDQSGQYELELTYNYNPDKPYEIGNGFSHIAVAVADLEGSQKRHKEMGHKVTELIGLPGELPRYYFVTDPDGYDVEVIRATK from the coding sequence ATGAATTACAAAATGCTACATACTTGTATAAGAGTAATGGATTTAGAAAAGTCTTTGAAATTTTACAATGAAGCATTAGGACTTGTTGAAACTAGAAGAAAAGATTTTCCAGAACATGAATTTACTTTAGTATTTTTGAGTGATCAATCAGGGCAGTATGAATTAGAGCTAACATATAACTATAATCCAGATAAACCTTATGAAATAGGGAATGGATTTAGTCATATTGCAGTTGCAGTAGCTGACTTAGAAGGTTCTCAAAAAAGACATAAAGAAATGGGACATAAGGTTACAGAATTAATTGGACTACCAGGTGAGCTGCCTAGATATTATTTTGTAACTGATCCAGATGGATATGATGTAGAAGTGATAAGGGCTACTAAATAA
- the csrA gene encoding carbon storage regulator CsrA: protein MLVLSRRANESIMIGNDIEIKILGIEEGKVKLGIEAPKDVEICRREIYIEIEEENITASKQQLDIESLKGIFTQK from the coding sequence ATGCTGGTTTTATCTCGAAGGGCTAATGAGAGTATAATGATAGGCAATGATATTGAAATAAAAATTCTTGGAATAGAAGAAGGTAAGGTAAAGTTAGGGATTGAAGCACCTAAGGATGTAGAGATATGCCGTAGAGAAATATATATAGAAATAGAGGAAGAAAATATAACCGCAAGTAAGCAACAATTAGATATAGAGAGCTTAAAAGGCATTTTTACACAAAAATAA
- the nhaC gene encoding Na+/H+ antiporter NhaC — protein sequence MNVRRPYIYEAILSFLFLIIVMGIGIAKFEADPHIPMLFGTAFAALMALKIGYKWEDVEKSMYDGIMQALQAIIILAIIGVLIGVWLLSGVVPTMIYYGLSILSPSIFLVATVIICSITSLATGTSWGAAGTIGLALMGIAQGLGIPAPIAAGAIISGVYFGDKMSPLSDTTNLAPAMAGTDVFTHIKFMLPTTLISYGITLVLFLIIGFRFRSAQVDFSVIEQIQSGLQSSFNISPLLLIPPVVVIVAIAKKVPAIPGIFIGIILGIIFAPIFQGANFGDILSASYGGFVSNTGLETIDDLLTAGGLENMLYSISLTIIAMMFGGIMEKTGQLEVIVEALLKRVKSIPGLITLTIATCIGSNATMPEQYISIVVPGRMYAPAYKERGLHPKTLSNALESAGTLTSALIPWNTCGVFLYGVLGVSTTAYFKWAFFNYLTPIIVILFSFTGLAVAKLNEDKPLKVKSAK from the coding sequence ATGAACGTACGAAGACCTTATATTTATGAGGCAATACTTTCTTTTTTATTTCTTATTATAGTAATGGGAATAGGTATTGCAAAATTTGAGGCAGACCCCCATATTCCAATGTTATTTGGGACAGCCTTCGCAGCTTTAATGGCACTTAAAATTGGCTACAAGTGGGAAGATGTTGAAAAGAGTATGTATGATGGAATAATGCAAGCGCTTCAAGCAATAATAATTTTAGCTATTATAGGGGTTTTAATAGGTGTTTGGTTATTATCAGGAGTAGTGCCTACAATGATATATTATGGTTTAAGTATTCTGTCACCATCAATATTCTTAGTAGCCACAGTTATAATCTGCTCTATTACATCCTTAGCAACAGGTACATCTTGGGGAGCGGCTGGTACTATAGGTTTAGCTTTAATGGGAATAGCGCAGGGACTCGGAATTCCTGCTCCTATTGCAGCAGGTGCCATTATATCAGGAGTATACTTTGGTGATAAAATGTCTCCACTTTCTGATACTACTAATTTAGCACCAGCTATGGCAGGTACTGATGTATTTACACATATTAAATTTATGCTACCTACTACATTGATATCCTATGGTATTACTCTAGTTCTTTTCTTAATAATAGGATTTAGATTTAGAAGCGCACAAGTAGATTTTTCAGTTATAGAGCAAATTCAAAGTGGCCTACAATCTAGCTTTAATATATCACCTCTACTATTGATACCACCTGTAGTAGTTATAGTTGCAATCGCTAAAAAAGTTCCAGCTATTCCTGGTATATTTATAGGTATAATTTTAGGTATAATATTTGCCCCTATTTTCCAAGGCGCAAATTTTGGTGATATCTTATCTGCAAGCTATGGTGGATTTGTAAGTAATACAGGTCTAGAAACAATAGATGATCTTCTTACAGCAGGTGGTCTTGAGAACATGCTGTACTCTATATCTTTAACAATTATAGCCATGATGTTTGGTGGTATAATGGAGAAAACAGGTCAGCTAGAAGTAATAGTTGAAGCACTACTGAAACGTGTAAAAAGCATACCAGGACTTATTACTCTTACAATAGCAACCTGTATAGGAAGTAATGCTACAATGCCAGAGCAATATATATCTATAGTTGTTCCTGGTAGGATGTATGCACCAGCTTATAAAGAAAGAGGATTACATCCTAAAACCCTTTCAAATGCTTTAGAATCCGCTGGAACATTAACCTCTGCATTAATACCATGGAATACATGTGGAGTGTTTTTATATGGAGTATTAGGTGTTTCTACTACGGCTTATTTTAAATGGGCATTCTTTAACTATCTAACACCAATAATAGTTATATTATTCAGCTTTACAGGATTAGCTGTTGCAAAGCTAAATGAGGATAAGCCTCTAAAAGTAAAATCTGCTAAGTAA
- a CDS encoding sigma-54 interaction domain-containing protein, whose product MDKETLISLINNNIKEGIHIVDSQGKTLLYNNTMADFEGMEVNAVLNKRLLEVLPSLQGKSTLMQVIATGEPIIMNYQTYFNKDGKQISTLNSTWPIEKDGKIIGAVEIAKDVSIIERTVNKFLFSNGYVEKDNKKDSDVSAKYTLDDILGNSPEILNAKQIANMSSKTDSSVLIIGESGTGKELFAQSIHNSSKRRYKPFIAENCAAFPEALLEGLLFGTAKGGFTGAIDRAGLLEQADGGTLLLDEINSMPLGLQAKLLRVLQESKFRPIGSTKEIEVDVRIIAITNKDPFKLITDGELREDLFYRLNVVNLYIPPLRNRDGDIEILKNFFVKTLEKKLNKTISGIDSSVINFLNSYSWPGNVRELQHVLEGALNIVEDGGVIGLEHLPYYMKKHFHNQVTDVNVHGDKEVHTLNMLENKKLGLSEYIYEIEQQLINQALKINGFNITKAAESLGITRQGLQYKLRKNSLQN is encoded by the coding sequence ATGGATAAAGAGACGCTTATTAGTTTAATTAATAATAATATTAAAGAAGGAATTCATATAGTAGATAGTCAAGGTAAAACCCTATTATATAATAATACAATGGCTGACTTTGAAGGTATGGAAGTAAATGCGGTATTAAATAAACGACTGTTAGAAGTATTACCTTCTCTTCAGGGAAAAAGTACCCTTATGCAGGTAATTGCAACTGGAGAACCTATTATAATGAATTATCAAACCTATTTTAATAAAGATGGTAAGCAAATTTCAACCTTAAATTCCACATGGCCTATTGAAAAAGATGGAAAAATAATTGGAGCAGTGGAAATTGCAAAGGATGTATCCATTATTGAGAGAACCGTTAACAAATTTTTATTTTCTAATGGTTATGTAGAAAAAGATAATAAGAAAGATAGTGATGTATCTGCTAAATATACACTTGATGACATTTTGGGCAATTCTCCAGAAATATTAAATGCAAAGCAGATCGCCAATATGTCTAGCAAAACCGATTCATCCGTACTAATAATAGGGGAGTCTGGTACAGGAAAAGAGCTCTTTGCTCAGAGCATACACAATTCCAGTAAACGAAGATATAAGCCCTTTATTGCAGAAAACTGTGCTGCTTTTCCTGAAGCACTACTAGAAGGACTGCTCTTTGGAACCGCAAAGGGAGGGTTTACAGGTGCTATAGATCGTGCTGGACTTTTAGAGCAGGCCGATGGGGGTACCTTATTACTAGATGAAATTAATTCTATGCCCTTAGGACTACAGGCAAAACTTTTAAGAGTACTGCAAGAATCAAAATTTAGACCAATTGGAAGCACAAAAGAAATAGAGGTTGATGTTAGGATTATTGCCATTACTAATAAAGATCCTTTTAAACTAATTACAGATGGAGAACTGCGAGAAGACTTATTTTATAGATTGAATGTTGTAAACCTTTATATACCACCTCTAAGAAATCGTGATGGGGATATTGAAATATTAAAGAATTTTTTTGTTAAAACCCTAGAAAAAAAACTTAATAAAACTATTTCTGGCATAGATAGTAGTGTAATCAATTTTTTAAATAGCTACTCTTGGCCTGGAAATGTTAGAGAGCTTCAACATGTTTTAGAAGGAGCACTTAATATCGTAGAAGATGGTGGTGTAATTGGACTTGAGCATCTCCCTTACTATATGAAAAAACATTTTCATAATCAAGTAACTGATGTAAATGTCCATGGTGACAAAGAAGTCCATACACTAAATATGCTTGAAAACAAAAAACTTGGCTTAAGTGAATATATATATGAGATTGAGCAACAACTTATAAATCAGGCATTAAAAATAAATGGATTCAATATAACTAAGGCAGCAGAATCATTAGGTATTACAAGACAAGGTTTACAATATAAATTAAGAAAAAATTCGTTACAGAATTAA